A region from the Aegilops tauschii subsp. strangulata cultivar AL8/78 chromosome 5, Aet v6.0, whole genome shotgun sequence genome encodes:
- the LOC109746425 gene encoding chloroplast envelope quinone oxidoreductase homolog translates to MATPRTMRAVQYDKYGGGAEGLKHVEVPVPSPKKGEVLLKMEAASINPIDWKIQKGMLRPFLPGKFPFTPVGDLAGEVVELGSGVTNFKPGDKVISISFPSGGGLAEYAVAPASLTVARPPEVSAVEGACLPAAGGSALQLLKLAGVSFDGTSGATGPKNALVTAASGGVGHYAVQLAKLAGLHVTATCGARNVDFVRGLGADEVLDYGTPEGAALRSPSSRRYDAVANCAAGVPWPALKAVLADDGGTVADVTPGVGAALTSILQKVTFAKKRLAPLMLAPRREEMEWLVGLARQGKLRTTVDSRYPLSRAQEAWAKSMEGHATGKIVVEMGGAE, encoded by the exons ATGGCAACCCCGAGGACGATGAGAGCCGTGCAGTACGACAAGTATGGCGGAGGAGCAGAAGGCCTCAAG CATGTGGAGGTGCCGGTGCCGTCGCCGAAGAAAGGCGAGGTGCTGCTGAAGATGGAGGCGGCCAGCATCAACCCCATCGACTGGAAGATCCAGAAGGGCATGCTCCGCCCCTTCCTCCCCGGCAAGTTCCCCTTCACGCCAG TGGGCGATCTGGCCGGCGAGGTGGTGGAGCTGGGCAGCGGCGTGACCAACTTCAAGCCGGGAGACAAGGTCATCTCAATCAGCTTCCCG AGCGGCGGCGGGCTCGCCGAGTACGCGGTGGCGCCGGCGTCGCTCACGGTGGCGAGGCCGCCGGAGGTGTCCGCCGTCGAAGGCGCCTGCCTGCCGGCCGCCGGAGGCTCCGCGCTGCAGCTGCTCAAGCTCGCCGGGGTCAGCTTCGACGGGACCTCCGGCGCGACCGGCCCGAAGAACGCGCTGGTGACCGCTGCGTCCGGCGGCGTGGGCCATTACGCCGTGCAGCTGGCCAAGCTCGCGGGCCTGCACGTCACGGCCACCTGCGGCGCCCGCAACGTGGACTTCGTCCGGGGCCTGGGCGCCGACGAGGTGCTGGACTACGGGACGCCCGAGGGCGCGGCCCTTCGGAGCCCGTCTAGCAGGAGGTACGACGCGGTGGCGAACTGCGCGGCGGGGGTGCCGTGGCCGGCGCTCAAGGCGGTCCTGGCCGACGACGGCGGCACGGTGGCCGACGTCACGCCGGGGGTCGGCGCCGCGCTCACGTCGATCCTGCAGAAGGTGACCTTCGCCAAGAAGAGGCTGGCGCCGCTGATGCTGGCGCCCAGGAGGGAGGAGATGGAGTGGCTGGTGGGCTTGGCGAGGCAGGGGAAGCTCAGGACGACGGTGGACTCGAGGTACCCGCTGAGCAGAGCGCAGGAGGCCTGGGCTAAGAGCATGGAGGGGCATGCCACTGGCAAGATCGTTGTGGAAATGGGAGGCGCAGAATGA